The Sulfurospirillum halorespirans DSM 13726 genome has a window encoding:
- a CDS encoding OprD family outer membrane porin translates to MKLAKLSLAAIVVAGLMTSSFAADTLADAFKEGKISGELRAWYIDRDKDLANSSSDIFLTGMQLRYNTGTFYGLSLGFTTQTSAAPFADDEAKEVFGTNQNDDLYGSGTQLSEAYVNYTIGKTTAKIGRQFIKTPLIGSSTSRMITQSFEGALITNTDLPDTSVMVGAVTKFQDRADGDGGVGQFEELNKDHDYAYTAMVINKSIPNVELTFQYLTFDDDSKGSTASSRIQGYEDYYFEAEYTNKYNNFDYGIAANYLYTDWKHYEEATMYGVKLNLGYGNFKTYVAYSSISDDAGNKGVKAGLGGGAQPNYVKGKQVRVGTYSSDTSGYTVDANYNFKQIGLTAGARYTQLDVASKAANQNDQSITDFYGSYKFIGALKGLETELLYTILGDESAETAAAGTGKGEELWFKANYKF, encoded by the coding sequence ATGAAATTAGCTAAACTTAGTTTGGCGGCTATCGTCGTTGCTGGTCTTATGACCAGTTCATTTGCAGCAGATACTCTTGCTGACGCATTTAAAGAGGGTAAAATTAGCGGAGAACTCCGTGCATGGTACATTGACCGTGACAAAGATCTTGCAAATTCAAGCTCTGATATTTTTTTGACAGGTATGCAATTACGCTATAACACAGGTACTTTTTACGGCCTTAGTTTAGGGTTTACAACACAAACCAGTGCGGCTCCTTTTGCTGACGATGAAGCAAAAGAGGTCTTTGGAACGAACCAAAATGATGACCTCTATGGCTCTGGTACTCAACTCTCAGAAGCGTATGTTAACTATACCATTGGCAAAACAACCGCAAAAATTGGTCGTCAATTTATTAAAACGCCTCTCATTGGGAGTAGTACATCGCGTATGATTACTCAATCATTTGAAGGAGCATTGATTACCAATACAGACTTACCTGATACCAGCGTTATGGTAGGTGCTGTTACTAAATTTCAAGATAGAGCTGATGGAGATGGTGGTGTTGGCCAGTTTGAAGAGCTCAATAAAGACCATGATTACGCTTATACCGCGATGGTGATTAACAAATCTATCCCCAATGTTGAACTCACCTTCCAATACTTAACCTTTGATGATGACTCAAAAGGTTCAACAGCAAGCAGTCGTATTCAAGGCTATGAAGACTACTACTTTGAAGCTGAATACACCAACAAATACAACAATTTTGACTATGGTATAGCAGCAAATTATCTTTATACTGACTGGAAGCACTACGAGGAAGCAACGATGTACGGTGTAAAGCTCAACCTTGGCTATGGTAATTTTAAAACCTATGTAGCCTACTCTTCTATTAGCGATGATGCGGGTAATAAAGGCGTTAAAGCAGGACTTGGTGGTGGTGCACAACCGAACTATGTTAAAGGTAAACAAGTCCGAGTTGGAACCTATAGTTCAGACACTTCAGGTTACACCGTGGATGCAAACTATAACTTCAAACAAATTGGTTTAACTGCAGGTGCTCGCTATACACAGCTTGATGTCGCTTCCAAAGCAGCAAATCAAAACGATCAAAGCATTACGGATTTTTACGGCAGTTACAAATTTATTGGTGCACTTAAAGGCTTAGAGACTGAACTACTTTATACCATTTTAGGAGACGAGTCTGCAGAAACAGCAGCAGCTGGAACGGGTAAAGGCGAAGAACTTTGGTTCAAAGCCAACTATAAATTTTAA
- a CDS encoding response regulator transcription factor: protein MSIYHIDNDFSLQTTLKSLHILYIEDDASIRATISKVLHYFSNTILAVESAEEAMKIYEIFHPDIIICDINLPGINGIEFVKWIRQFDEKSQIFLLSAYTDKEYLFEAVKLSLVDYLTKPIDFTILEKTLKSAARKIVQNKILSVQFITGAIYSYQQRSITFHNEIHPLTAKEVKLLDQLISNKSRMTSKEEIQTTLWEEDMGSESAFKSLVNKLRTKIGKEAIENISGVGYRILLS from the coding sequence ATGTCAATATACCACATAGATAACGATTTTTCACTGCAAACAACACTGAAATCGCTTCATATTCTCTACATCGAAGATGATGCTTCGATTCGTGCAACTATATCCAAAGTTCTTCATTACTTTAGCAACACTATCTTAGCCGTTGAATCTGCCGAAGAAGCAATGAAAATATATGAGATCTTTCATCCTGATATTATTATTTGCGATATTAATTTACCGGGTATCAATGGTATTGAGTTTGTCAAATGGATACGCCAATTTGACGAAAAATCACAAATCTTTCTTTTGAGCGCTTATACCGATAAAGAATATCTTTTTGAAGCAGTGAAGCTCTCTTTGGTCGATTATCTTACTAAACCTATCGACTTCACTATTTTAGAAAAAACCCTGAAAAGCGCTGCTCGAAAAATAGTTCAGAACAAAATACTGAGCGTGCAATTTATTACAGGTGCTATTTATTCTTATCAACAACGTAGTATCACTTTTCATAATGAAATACATCCTCTTACGGCAAAAGAGGTCAAACTTTTGGATCAGCTTATCTCCAACAAAAGCCGTATGACCTCCAAGGAAGAGATTCAAACAACTCTTTGGGAAGAGGATATGGGAAGTGAAAGTGCCTTTAAAAGCCTTGTCAATAAACTGCGTACCAAAATAGGAAAAGAAGCCATTGAAAATATCTCAGGGGTTGGTTACCGCATTCTTTTATCCTAA
- a CDS encoding DASS family sodium-coupled anion symporter produces the protein MQDTVKIIPLFTIALIASIAWFIRPDAIELHSWHTLIIFLSTITAIMFNVMPMGAIGVLGITIFAITGAAGAISSKKAVTDALSGFNSDLIWLIVIAFFMAKGFIKTGLGERIALLMIRYFGKRTLGLAYALSLADLILAPATPSSTARSGGIIYPITTALAHTFKSYPNDPSRHKMGAYLIMCISHINDITGTLFITAYAANPLIVKFASSFGVQLSWGDWFIAASIPALVSLFFVPIALYFIMKPRIEESREAHRFATYELIKKGAFSRNEFIMGFTFLGVLILWIFGANFGIHATTTALIGLSTLIVTGVLSWDDIKGEKTAWDTLIWLSALLMMAEFLHKLGFTKWFGSMVGEHLYGMTSMHWVIILVVLNAIYTYTHYFFASGTAQVAALYVVFLGVGVKLGIPIYPLALLLGFSSSLYGSLTPYTHARGVILFDSGYVSKKEWLSAGFIINLLNQFIFIVVGLAWWKMVGLY, from the coding sequence ATGCAGGATACTGTCAAAATCATCCCTCTTTTTACCATTGCACTTATTGCATCTATTGCATGGTTTATTAGACCAGACGCCATAGAATTACACTCATGGCACACACTTATTATCTTTCTGAGTACTATCACAGCAATTATGTTCAATGTCATGCCTATGGGAGCCATTGGTGTTTTGGGTATCACCATTTTTGCGATCACCGGAGCTGCCGGAGCCATCTCATCCAAAAAAGCAGTTACGGATGCTTTAAGTGGGTTCAACAGTGATCTTATTTGGCTCATTGTAATTGCATTTTTTATGGCAAAAGGGTTTATTAAAACGGGGCTTGGTGAACGCATTGCGCTTCTTATGATTCGCTATTTTGGCAAACGAACCCTTGGGCTTGCCTATGCACTCTCTTTAGCCGATCTTATCTTAGCCCCTGCAACACCCAGCAGTACGGCACGTTCGGGTGGTATCATTTATCCTATTACGACGGCATTAGCCCATACGTTCAAATCATACCCCAATGATCCAAGTCGCCACAAAATGGGCGCTTACCTCATTATGTGTATAAGTCATATCAATGACATCACAGGAACGCTCTTTATTACAGCCTATGCGGCAAATCCACTTATTGTTAAATTTGCCAGTAGTTTTGGTGTTCAGCTAAGCTGGGGGGATTGGTTTATTGCTGCAAGTATACCTGCACTGGTCTCTTTATTTTTTGTGCCTATTGCGCTTTATTTCATTATGAAGCCTCGTATTGAAGAGTCACGAGAAGCACATCGTTTTGCCACATATGAACTCATCAAAAAAGGGGCTTTTTCTCGTAATGAATTCATCATGGGCTTTACTTTTTTAGGCGTCTTAATCCTTTGGATTTTTGGTGCCAATTTTGGCATTCACGCGACGACAACAGCCCTTATCGGTCTTTCTACACTGATTGTTACAGGTGTGTTGAGTTGGGATGATATTAAAGGTGAGAAAACAGCATGGGATACGCTTATCTGGCTCTCTGCTTTGTTGATGATGGCAGAATTTTTACATAAATTGGGCTTCACTAAATGGTTTGGCTCTATGGTTGGGGAACATCTTTACGGTATGACTTCTATGCACTGGGTCATTATCTTAGTCGTACTGAATGCTATTTACACCTACACCCACTACTTTTTTGCCAGCGGTACGGCACAAGTAGCGGCTTTATACGTTGTTTTTTTAGGCGTAGGCGTCAAATTGGGCATTCCCATCTATCCATTAGCCTTACTTTTGGGATTTTCCAGTAGTTTATACGGGTCACTTACACCTTATACTCATGCGAGAGGTGTGATACTTTTTGATTCAGGGTATGTCAGTAAAAAAGAGTGGTTAAGTGCTGGATTTATAATCAATTTACTTAATCAGTTTATTTTTATTGTAGTGGGTTTAGCTTGGTGGAAGATGGTTGGATTGTATTAA